From a single Miscanthus floridulus cultivar M001 chromosome 8, ASM1932011v1, whole genome shotgun sequence genomic region:
- the LOC136475912 gene encoding probable sucrose-phosphate synthase 2, which translates to MAGNDNWINSYLDAILDAGKAAIGGDRPSLLLRERGHFSPARYFVEEVITGYDETDLYKTWLRANAMRSPQERNTRLENMTWRIWNLARKKKEFEKEEACRLSKRQPETEKTRADATADMSEDLFEGEKGEDAGDPSVAYGDSTTGSSPKTSSIDKLYIVLISLHGLVRGENMELGRDSDTGGQVKYVVELAKALSSSPGVYRVDLLTRQILAPNFDRSYGEPAEILVSTSSKNSKQEKGESSGAYIIRIPFGPKDKYLAKEHLWPFIQEFVDGALSHIVRMSKAIGEETGRGHPVWPAVIHGHYASAGIAAALLSGALNLPMAFTGHFLGKDKLEGLLKQGRQTREQINMTYKIMCRIEAEELSLDASEIVIASTRQEIEEQWNLYDGFEIILARKLRARVKRGANCYGRFMPRMVIIPPGVEFGHIIHDFDMDGEEENPSPASEDPPIWSQIMRFFTNPRKPMILAVARPYPEKNITTLVKAFGECRPLRELANLTLIMGNREAISKMHNMSAAVLTSVLTLIDEYDLYGQVAYPKHHKHSEVPDIYRLAARTKGAFVNVAYFEQFGVTLIEAAMNGLPIIATKNGAPVEINQVLNNGLLVDPHDQNAIADALYKLLSDKQLWSRCRENGLTNIHQFSWPEHCKNYLSRILTLGPRSPAIGNREERSNTPISGRRHIIVISVDSVNKEDLVRIIRNAIVVIHTQNMSGSTGFVLSTSLTISEIHSLLLSGGMLPTDFDAFICNSGSNIYYPSYSCETPNNSKITFALDQNHQSHIEYRWGGEGLRKYLVKWATSVVERKGRTERQIIFEDPEHSSANCLAFRVVNPNHLPPLKELRKLMRIQSLRCNALYNHSATRLSVAPIHASRSQALRYLCIRWGIEVPNVAVLVGESGDSDYEELLGGLHRTIILKGEFNSPANRIHTVRRYPLQDVVALDSSNIIGVEGYTTDDLKSALQQMGILAQ; encoded by the exons atggcgggcAACGACAACTGGATCAACAGCTACCTCGACGCCATCCTAGACGCCGGAAAGGCCGCCATCGGCGGCGACCGGCCGTCCCTCCTCCTCCGCGAGCGCGGCCATTTCTCCCCTGCGCGCTACTTCGTTGAGGAGGTCATCACCGGCTACGATGAGACCGACCTCTACAAGACATGGCTACGC GCGAACGCCATGCGGAGCCCGCAGGAGAGGAACACGCGGCTCGAGAACATGACGTGGAGGATCTGGAACCTtgcaaggaagaagaaggag TTCGAGAAAGAAGAAGCTTGTCGTTTGTCAAAACGCCAGCCAGAAACTGAGAAAACACGAGCTGATGCTACTGCAGATATGTCTGAAGATCTCTTTGAAGGAGAAAAGGGAGAAGATGCTGGTGATCCATCTGTTGCATATGGGGACAGCACCACAGGGAGCTCACCTAAGACAAGTTCAATTGACAAGCTATACATAGTGTTGATCAG TCTACATGGTCTGGTCCGTGGTGAGAATATGGAGCTTGGCCGAGATTCAGATACGGGTGGCCAG GTCAAATATGTGGTTGAACTTGCTAAAGCACTAAGTTCATCTCCTGGAGTTTACCGGGTTGATCTGCTAACAAGACAAATCTTAGCACCAAATTTTGATCGTAGTTATGGCGAACCTGCAGAAATATTGGTTTCAACAAGCAGTAAAAATTCTAAACAAGAAAAAGGAGAAAGTAGTGGCGCATATATAATTCGGATACCATTTGGTCCAAAAGATAAGTATCTAGCTAAAGAACATCTATGGCCTTTCATTCAAGAATTTGTTGATGGTGCACTCAGCCATATCGTGAGGATGTCAAAAGCCATAGGTGAAGAAACTGGCCGCGGGCATCCAGTATGGCCTGCTGTGATTCATGGGCATTATGCCAGTGCAGGAATTGCTGCTGCGTTACTTTCTGGTGCACTTAACCTTCCTATGGCGTTCACAGGACATTTTCTTGGGAAAGATAAATTGGAAGGGCTTCTCAAACAAGGGAGACAAACTAGGGAACAGATAAATATGACATACAAAATAATGTGCCGAATTGAGGCAGAGGAGCTATCTCTTGACGCATCTGAGATTGTCATTGCAAGCACTAGGCAAGAAATAGAAGAGCAGTGGAACTTGTATGATGGTTTTGAGATTATACTTGCAAGGAAGCTCCGAGCCAGAGTTAAACGTGGTGCTAATTGTTATGGCCGTTTTATGCCTCGTATGGTT ATAATTCCTCCTGGAGTTGAATTTGGTCACATTATTCACGATTTTGATATGGATGGTGAAGAAGAGAATCCATCCCCAGCATCTGAGGATCCACCTATTTGGTCTCAG ATAATGCGCTTCTTTACAAATCCTAGGAAGCCTATGATTCTAGCTGTTGCTCGCCCCTATCCTGAGAAGAATATTACTACGCTtgtaaaagcatttggtgaatgTCGGCCACTAAGGGAGCTTGCAAACCTT ACATTGATAATGGGTAACCGTGAAGCTATATCTAAGATGCACAATATGAGTGCTGCTGTCTTGACATCAGTGCTTACATTGATTGATGAATATGACTTGTATGGTCAAGTGGCATACCCCAAGCATCATAAGCACTCGGAAGTTCCTGACATTTATCGTTTAGCTGCAAGAACAAAG GGGGCTTTTGTAAATGTAGCTTACTTCGAACAATTTGGAGTTACTCTGATAGAG GCTGCTATGAATGGTTTGCCTATAATTGCGACAAAAAATGGAGCCCCTGTTGAAATTAATCAG GTCCTGAACAATGGCCTCCTTGTTGATCCGCACGATCAGAATGCCATTGCGGATGCGCTATATAAACTTCTTTCTGACAAACAACTTTGGTCAAGGTGCAGAGAGAATGGACTGACAAATATTCACCAATTCTCGTGGCCTGAACATTGCAAGAATTACCTGTCAAGGATATTAACTCTTGGCCCAAGGTCTCCTGCTATTGGTAACAGAGAGGAGCGGAGTAATACACCTATTTCAGGAAGGAGGCATATCATTGTTATTTCTGTAGACTCTGTTAACAAGGAAGATCTAGTCAGGATAATCAGAAATGCTATTGTGGTCATACATACACAAAACATGTCGGGTTCAACTGGTTTTGTGCTGTCAACTTCGCTGACAATATCAGAGATACATTCATTGCTACTATCTGGAGGCATGCTTCCCACTGATTTTGATGCTTTCATCTGCAATAGTGGGAGTAACATTTACTATCCTTCATATTCCTGTGAAACCCCAAACAACTCCAAGATTACATTTGCATTAGACCAAAATCACCAGTCACATATCGAGTATCGTTGGGGAGGAGAAGGACTAAGGAAATATCTTGTCAAGTGGGCCACTTCAGTGGTAGAAAGAAAGGGAAGGACAGAGAGGCAAATTATTTTTGAAGATCCAGAACACTCTTCAGCCAATTGTCTCGCATTTAGAGTTGTTAATCCCAATCAT CTTCCTCCTTTAAAGGAGTTGAGGAAGTTGATGAGAATCCAATCTCTCCGTTGCAATGCATTGTATAACCACAGCGCTACCAGATTATCTGTAGCCCCTATCCACGCATCACGATCTCAGGCTCTAAG GTACTTGTGTATACGTTGGGGGATAGAGGTGCCAAACGTTGCAGTCCTTGTGGGTGAAAGTGGCGATTCGGATTATGAGGAACTGCTGGGGGGTCTCCATAGGACCATAATCCTGAAGGGCGAGTTCAACAGCCCAGCAAACAGGATCCACACGGTGAGGAGATACCCCTTACAGGATGTCGTCGCACTCGACAGCTCCAACATCATCGGTGTCGAAGGTTACACCACGGATGACTTGAAGTCTGCCCTGCAGCAGATGGGTATACTCGCACAATAA
- the LOC136471300 gene encoding uncharacterized protein has protein sequence MSAVVCGKRSSIFGDDLVASPSSPPSPSHHHHPAKRARCSPSRRREVLLHHHLLPLFPDMDPQLLEKALEASGDDLDSAIKRLNELRLESAGPMLSATVFCESEKGISSALKLSAEGTTSNGHLDVATENPPATDNSQTNHHSSEWVELFVKEMMSSSDIDDARARASRALEVFEKSIMDRVGAEAVQNLHRENVMLKDQLAIILRENAVLKRGVAIQHERQKDFDARTQEVDSLKQLVLQYQEQLKTLEINNYALSVHLKQAQQNNSMPGRFPPDVF, from the exons ATGTCTGCGGTAGTGTGCGGCAAGAGGTCCTCCATCTTCGGCGACGACCTTGTAGcttccccttcctcccctccGTCCCCTTCCCACCACCATCACCCCGCCAAGCGGGCCCGCTGCTCCCCGTCCCGCCGGAGGGAGGTTCTGCTCCACCACCACCTTCTCCCGCTCTTCCCCGACATGGATCCCCAG TTGCTTGAAAAAGCTCTTGAGGCCTCTGGAGATGATTTGGACTCTGCAATAAAGAGATTAAACGAGCTGCGCCTGGAGTCAGCTGGGCCTATGCTATCTGCCACCGTTTTTTGCGAATCTGAGAAGGGCATATCATCAGCTCTTAAGTTATCGGCTGAAG GTACCACCAGCAATGGCCATTTGGACGTAGCTACAGAAAACCCACCGGCAACTGATAACTCTCAGACAAATCATCATAGCTCTGAATGGGTTGAGCTGTTTGTCAAAGAGATGATGAGCTCCTCCGACATAGATGATGCACGAGCTCGTGCATCCAGGGCTTTGGAGGTGTTTGAAAAATCCATCATGGATCGAgttggagctgaagcagtgcagAATTTGCATAGG GAAAATGTGATGCTAAAGGATCAACTGGCAATAATTCTCCGAGAGAATGCTGTTCTGAAGCGGGGCGTTGCGATACAGCATGAACGCCAAAAAGACTTTGATGCGAGGACTCAGGAAGTCGACAGCCTGAAACAGTTGGTATTGCAGTATCAGGAGCAGCTGAAAACTCTTGAG ATAAATAATTATGCACTTAGTGTGCATTTGAAGCAGGCTCAGCAGAACAATTCTATGCCTGGACGTTTCCCGCCTGATGTCTTCTAA